One region of Phragmites australis chromosome 18, lpPhrAust1.1, whole genome shotgun sequence genomic DNA includes:
- the LOC133899247 gene encoding vesicle-associated membrane protein 727-like → MNSSKQALIYSFVAKGSVVLAEHTAFSGNFSTVAVQCLQKLPPNSTRSTYSCDGHTFNFLVDRGFVFLVVADEAVGRSVPFVFLERVREDFMQRYGSSIDEEGQHPLADDADEDDFLFEDRFSIAYNLDREFGPRLKDHMQYCVNHPEEINKLSKVKAHLSEVKGIMMDNIEKILDRGEKIELLVGKTETLQSQADNFHRHGRELRRKMWLQNLRFKLMVGGGIAALILILWLMVCRGFKC, encoded by the exons ATGAACAGCAGCAAGCAGGCGCTGATATACAGCTTCGTGGCCAAGGGCTCCGTCGTGCTGGCGGAGCATACCGCCTTCTCCGGCAACTTCAGCACCGTCGCCGTCCAGTGCCTCCAGAAGCTTCCCCCCAACAGCACCAGATCCACCTACTCTTGCGACGGGCACACCTTCAACTTCCTCGTCGACCGCGGCTTCG TGTTCCTCGTGGTCGCGGATGAGGCGGTGGGGAGGAGCGTGCCGTTCGTGTTCCTGGAGAGGGTTAGGGAGGACTTCATGCAGCGGTATGGGTCCAGCATCGATGAGGAGGGGCAGCACCCGCTTGCCGATGATGCCGATGAGGATGACTTTCTGTTTGAAGATCGGTTCAGCATCGCCTACAACCTCGACCGTGAGTTCGG GCCGAGGTTGAAGGATCACATGCAGTATTGTGTTAATCATCCGGAGGAAATTAACAAGCTCTCCAAGGTAAAAGCACACCTCTCGGAGGTCAAAGGGATTATGATGGACAACATTGAGAAG ATATTGGATCGTGGTGAGAAGATTGAACTTCTGGTGGGTAAGACAGAAACCTTACAATCACAG GCTGACAACTTCCACAGGCATGGCAGAGAGCTTAGGCGAAAGATGTGGCTTCAGAACTTGAGGTTTAAGCTGATGGTGGGTGGTGGCATTGCGGCTCTGATTCTCATCCTTTGGCTGATGGTCTGCAGGGGCTTTAAGTGTTAG